The sequence GAGGTATCCCAAAAAGctccgattttttttttttttaacttcgaCCCATTTTGTTTGGTCCCCGAGAAacagcaagaaaattgaagtgatAATCTTTTACTGGTTGCAAACACAGTGTCtgtaatttttattggtttctcAAGAACAGTTAGGGGTCTTACTATTTACTGGCAAGATcggttatttttctttttctttttgataattttatggcGATTCGGGACTGATTGGAGCTCCACGTGGCTTtagtttttcctattttttttcctgggaaACACTGGGACAAAAACGTCCGAAATTCTGATGTGTTATGTGAATGtgacattttaaaataactaaatttgtAGAATTTATCTGAAAAAGGGCCAAGGTTTTGATACCTGTAAGTTATGGAATTTTGGGCTAATCAAAAGAggatttttattggatttgttTACTCACTGCTTGCTTGACTGCTGCTATAGAATCAAACTACGAAGATACCTAGATGAAACCTGGAGTCTTGGCTTATGAAATATATTAACtagttgcatgttcattttGACAATGTTTCCTCAGATTTTGAGGATATGCTTTCTCACTCATCCAGTTCCTCTGTCttcataatctattttgatACAAATGttataagtttatttatttttctttctgttgaacTAAATTTTACCTGACTTCAAAATGATTGCATTTGTTAATGCAGACAAATTTGCAATTGTTAGCAGGATGTTATCTGCAAAATAATCAAGCATACTCTGCGTATCATATTCTAAAAGGTAGTATGCTTCTTCGTGTTTTCAGCTTTCAGATAGTTGCTAACTTACGATgatcttaatttatttagtcattgttttctttcttgtcgtggatttttttcccctctcccATTGATCCATTAAAAGCATTGTGTATTCATGTATCTTtcagcttttttcttttcgttaTTATCTGTAGGAACACAAATGGCTCAATCCCGCTACTTGTTTGCGATATCATGCTTTGAAATGGATCTTCTAAATGAAGCTGAGGCTGCATTATGTCCTACTAATGAGCCTGGTTTAGAGGTGCCTATTGAAACTCTTAACTAAAAATTGTTTGCCTTTTCTAAAGTACCTTTCATCCACAAAACAGGCTGTTTTTATCAGCATTTTCTGCCGTAGTAGATATGAGATTGAAGTCCTAAAATTCATCATTGTTGAATGCTGGGTGTAGTTGTGTGCTTTTTGACTCACATTTCTTGGCATTGATGATTTGCTCATGTTGTTTCTCCCCTATCAGGTTCCAAATGGTGCACCTGGGCATTACCTTCTTGGGCTTATCTACAGGTTGCTTACCTCTTTCCCAAATATTTAATGATTAACTATCACAAGAACTTTGTTGTCTTTTGCTTTAGTTATGTGTAAAATGCAAGTTACAGACAAACTTTGGCTGTTTTCCTTGTTAGAATTAAGAGaatagtttatgaaaagatcctTAAACTTTTGTTTCAAGTACAAGCCTATATTCTCATTTATTACTGTAAAATAGCAAGAAAGGAAGAATAATTGACATAAAACTGTTCTTTTTCTTGACTTTCTAGATTCTTTCTACTGTCTGTGTGCTCTGCAAAGTGCTAACAGAAGAGTGAATGATGccctcaatttaatttttccattGATTCTTTGAAAATCTGAAAttcttaatttcataaaattttataaagccattgatttaaatcataaagttttttatgaaatgattttaaaatattaatttccctTTCAAAAGGCTGTAGAACTGCACATGTATCATACAAAGCTTCTTGATATTCTAAAAGCATTCTCCTTAGTTGTTTATAACACCTTACTATAAAGAAGTATCCTGGTTTTAGTTTCATATTTGAATTTCTGAACctgcataattattaaattttgtttggcGATATTTATTCTCTTCTCCTTTTACATCCTGGTTTAATATATCaatatcttattcttttaagttcATTTGGATTCAGGTATACTGATAGAAGGAAAAGTGCCATCCATCACTTTAAGCAAGCTTTATCTATAGATCCTTTATTCTGGGCTGCCTATGAGGAGCTTTGTATATTAGGTATGGCCATTGAACATCTGTGCAAATCTGTGTCATTGGCAATTCTGGCCCACCCTCTGGTTCAAATCAAAAGATGGTCATCTACTTGAGCATTATATTTTTTCCCTTATGGTATATgggcctttttttttatcaatgttttaggTGCTGCTGAAGAAGCAGCTGCAGTTTTTGATGAAGCAGCTGCTCTTTGTATTCAAAAGCAGCACATGAATCATGCATCAGCATCCCAGAACTTGAGCATATCCAATGAGGATCGTAATTTAGTTTCTGCTCGAAACTTTGGCTTGGAAGATGGAAGTCCAAGGCAGTCAAAACACCCACAAGGGAATAACCTAAGAGATATTCCTGGAAATTATCATGGAGCCACTACGTTAGGAGGATCTGCTAGTCAGCATTCAAATGGTGGCCTTCCAAACCTGTCATTTTATAACACTCCTTCACCAATGGTTACACAGGTATGACGACGTAAATTATGCCTAGCTACGAGCATACAAAAAGTATAGCTCAATACCTCAAACTCTAACACTAGtgaattcttctttttttgtttgaaataatgaCTAACttctgattttgtattttttttgtttggggcAAACTTTCTACCTATTGTCAATCAGATTTCTGGGTAACATTATgtgattttctttattgatttgaCTAACTTGGTCTTATCTACTCCTCTTTGTTTTATGCACTCAAAGATATGCTCAATTATGGTTACTGTTTAATTTTAGGAATGTACCACATCTTCTATCTTGCTATTCTTCATTTGCCTCACCAATTTGAGGGTCTGTCATATTTTGAATTCTGTGTTTACTCTCTATGGATTCATGTTTTCTCCACCTAATTGGAAGCTAGCCTTTGTGTTTAGGGCATGTGAAGCAGAATTGATTCTTTAATTAATCTGTCCTCTGTTCCAACATTTGTTTTGTAGAGTTTTTGAGAATGACACGTAGCTTGTTCTTCTTTATTGCTCTTGGGTTGTTACGCAGATGGTAAGGGTGGGGTAGGTCTTAGGTTCAATCTTGGTACCATGTCTTGCTAATTTTTCCTATTGAAgggtcatttttgttttatctccTCAAATGTTCAATCTttgaatttgatcctcatttttctGCTTACCAAGCATGGTTTATTCTGTGACTTGAACTGCAGTTGTGCATTTTTTCATCCTATtcctttgatttctttgttaaattttgttCCCTAGACTTTTGATCTTTATCTCGAAATAATATTTTCTCGCAAAGTAAAGTTCTCTGCTCACTAACTTTTATCTTATTCCTGTCagttctttctctttctttactATGCTGGTCAAAATACTTCGATGTGCTCTTACGTCTATGTATAGAAACATGCGcctattctttcatttcatgttCACATGTTCTTCCATGTAGTAACTTCATCTCACACCTTTCTGCTTCATCTGACTTCTTTCTGCTGTATTCATTGTTACTCATACTGGTGACCCTGCAAATATGCTACTATCTCTTCCTTATGAACTATAGAATATATTACACGGatagaatgtaattaataatagtagttTATAACTCTAAAAACCAACACTATtagtatttctttctttctttcattttttatttttaagttacaCTGCtttcaccaatttttttttttttttaaatacaatatgaaATATTGCACTCACAGTAAGGTTAGTATATAGTTTACTTCCAAACATTGTTTACTTAAGTTTGGTGTTCTTTTCCATAGCATGTTTCAtcgtttttgtatttttttgctcATGAGACTATATTTTGCAGTTGTCGAGTGTTGCCCCACCACCACTGTGTAGAAACATGCAGCCAAATGGTTCCAATCCTAGCATGCCTGGTTTTGATAACAGTGCAAGGTCAACTGTGAATTCTATTATGCAGGCCCCTCGAAGAAAGTTTGTTGATGAAGGGAAATTGCGAAAGGTTAAGAGCTCTAATACagcctttcttttcttaattttgtgtCTCCAGTATCTCTTTCAAGCTAACTTCGAAACTCtatgccttttttttaaaagaaatgatcTAGTATTTCAGGTCTCAGTTGTGAAGCACTTATTATACTGCACTTGAAATAAGGAAGATCTGTGGGTTTGTTTTCATTGTATGAGGAGACATTTCATAATGCAAATTTCTATATTTGGAGCTGAATATAGCACCTTTGAGatcttttgtttctgtttttccaTGTGCTTTAACCAATTCAGTTTATCTGTGCCGTGATTTTCTGTCGTCCCTTGTCTTCATGGTCCAGACTTAGCTTATCCTGTAAGCATTTCTTGTGGGGGATTTTTTAACCTTCCTGTTCACTAACTTAATTGTTTTCTggaattttagtttgttaattgacCTTGTTGACACATCTTCAAGTATTTTCATCTTGATTACACCATGGGGCATGCATGATTGATTTTCATCTGTGTATTGAAGGCTTCCTTTCCATTCTGCTAGTTGTTTGGGCATGTTATATTGACATTAacttttattaaggtttttataTCTTGTATGACTTTGTCAACATGCCTTGGTCAAACCTGCTATTGCTCTGTCcatcttttctttgtttaatgaaTCGTTAAGTAGTTTCCACAACATCAATGcccttcatttcttttcagattTCTGGGAGGTTATTTTCTGATTCTGGCCCTCGGCGAAGTACAAGGCTCGCTGCAGAAGCAGGATCCAACCAAAATACTAGTTCTACACTGGTTGCAGGGAATGGAACTAACAACTCTCCTAAATATCTTGGGGGTTCCAAGTTAAGTTCTTTGGCAATACGTTCAGTGACAGTTCGCAAGGGACAGTCATGGGTCAATGAAAATTATGATGAAGGTGATTGTTCTTCTTTTGTTTGACTAATTTGTAGACATGTACATCCGTATTAACATTGGAGTTGGCTGAAATGTTGCTTGTGTTAGTGCAGTGGACTTAAGTTGAAATATCAAGTTATCTTCTTTTTGTcgctattttttattgttctgcAGTACGCATTCTTTTGGTCTTCTGTCTGCTTATTGACTATCTAACCAGTTgcttgaaaattttgattttaatcttATTAAGGGATACGGAATGAGGCTTTTGATGATTCACGTGCAAATAATACATCATCAAATTGTAGTCCATCACTCACTGGGGATTCTAGATCTCTTGAAACAGAAGTAGCAACCATGCCCGTTGGTGGAGTTATCGCGAGCCCTTCATGTATCTTAAGTGGTGCTTTAGAAATATTAGGCCTCTTGAGAACTCTTGGGGAAGGTTATAGACTTTCTTGCATGTACAGATGTCAGGTATTAACTGGTGTTTGCTAAAAGATCAAAGTTACTAATATTTTCAGGAATGTTTTTCACCATCTAGCTTCTTGGTAGTACAGGATGCACTGGATGTCTACATGAAACTACCACACAAGCATTATAATACAGGCTGGGTGCTTTGCCAGGTAAAAATCGGTAGTTGAATATGAAACACcttgttttcttcttgatttcttttcttgctgCTTAGGATGCACTTGTCTCACTGATAGATACACAGAAAACTAGTGATGAGATTGATGATGAATATATTAGATACCATTGCatatttacttaattaattattgatagtTATTGAAATTTCAGAACTGAGTGCATGCTATTTTGAGTTGAAATGTAAAAACTGTCatggaaataaaattttcataaaaaatttccTTCTGGAGTTTTCATGTCTGTAATCTAATTGTATGCATTCCGGAACTGTTTAAAACTTAGCTTTTGAAACTCTGCCATCACCAGTTTTTGATGATAtcagtgataattttttttaatactggcTTAAGGTTAGAAGCAGTCAATTTTATTAACTTTGCGTTTTTAAAGAGATTCCACTTTATTTTTCCCTCCCATTAGTTTTGGTTTGTTTAGAACTGGAATGTATCCATTGTGGATCCCatgcttctttttgttttttgcattcTCATCTGTGCTTCTCTCAAAATGACTGTTTGCTCTGATTTTATACCATCTGCATGCTATGCATTATTGGACATGCTTGTATTTTGAATGCAGGTTGGAAAAGCATATGTTGAATTAGTGGATTATTTGGAAGCCGATAGAGCCTTCAGTCTTGCCCGGCGAGCATCACCTTACAGTTTAGAAGGACTGGATGTATATTCAACGGTTCTTTATGTGAGTCTATCTATATAGGAGGTTCTGGTAACACATTCCATGCTTCTTTCTACTTAGCTTATAGTCCATGCTCCTAAAATGTAAAAGGATACTTGACTTCTGGTCTCTGCAGCTGGAAATCAGGATACTATAGGTTTTTATTCCTAGAAACTAGTCATTATATTCCAATTGTAATGCTTGATGCTTGCACTTATGCATTTCTAGTATATCTATTTCTTACATTAGATGAAGTTTTATTCTTGCATTTGTTGCAGCATTTGAAGGAAGACATGAAGTTAAGTTACCTGGCTCAAGAACTGATATCAACTGATCGTTTAGCTCCTCAATCTTGGTAGTGCTGTTATACCTTTTAACATATAGTGCTTtcattgccttttgtttttcatttaccTGTTCACAATCTAGCTTTCACTTTTTACATGGTGGTTATCACCTTAAATTTCTCCTCTGAGCTGTTATACatatttttcttcatgaaaGCAGCAGTAAAGTTGTCTACGCTGCTCATTATTTTTTGGCCTTTGTTTCTCTCTCGTCCTTGTGGGCCTCAAAGAGTAAAGCGTATACCTTCAGATGCAGGAATGCTTTGTTGAATCATTACTAAAATTGTACCATAATGAAGCTGATATCTTGAAATCTGGAAACCTTTTTTGTAGCTTTGTGGATGTTTATGAGGGAAGGGTCCTTTTGTATTCATTCACAATTTCATGTCATCTTTGCCTAACTAGGTGATCTGCTCATTTCAGTGGTTGCTTTTAGGATGGTTGACAGGTGATGTTGTCTGTTATAGAGACATTATGATCCTTCTTTGAATGTGCTTGAAACAAGTTTGGGCATAGCACAAGGCTGGGTGATTTCAGTTTGTTAAAACATCAAGCGTGCTTAATTTACTTTTCTGCAGCTGTATTCATCATTACCTGAACAAGTTTGGGCATAGCACAAGGCTGGGTGATTTCAGTTTGTTAAAACATCAAGCGTGCTTAATTTACTTTTCTGCTGCTGTATTCATCATTACCTgttcttatcatcatcatcatcatcatcatcatcatcatcatcctcatttGTCACTCATTCAGGTTAAATGGGCATGCAGGTGTGCTATTGGAAATTGCTATAGTCTGCAGAAAGACCATGAAACTGCCTTGAAAAATTTTCAGCGAGCTGTACAGCTTGATTCAAGATTTGCATATGCACACACCTTGTGCGGTCATGAGTAGGTCCCTTggttcctcctttttttttccttttcttttctcttgatAACTGAcatatttgtattttcaaatgataGTGTTCCATATTAAATGTTGGATTCAAGTTTCatataattttcttgcaattactTTGTTACCTGCAGATATGTTGCCTTGGAGGATTTTGAGAATGGAATTAAGAGTTACCAGAGTGCCCTAAGGATAGATGCTAGACATTACAATTCCTGGCATGGGCTTGGGATGGTCTATCTTCGGCAAGAGAAAAACGAGTTTTCTGAGCATCACTTCCGAATGGCTTTCCAAATAAATCCATGTTCTTCAGTGATAATGTCTTATCTTGGGACTGCTTTACATGCCTTAAAGGTTGCACCATATGCAAATTGATTGTTAAATTTTGGATTCCAAAATTGATAATGTCCTATGGCTTTCTTCTCATTTCCCccctttttgattttttttttaaaaacagagAAATGAGGAAGCTTTGGAGATGATGGAGAGGGCAATTTTAGCTGATAAGAAGAACCCTCTTCCCATGTATCAAAAGGCTAATATACTTGTGAGCTTGGAAAGCTTTGATGAGGCTTTAGAAGTCCTAGAGGAGCTGAAAGAGTATGCTCCACGTGAAAGCAGTGTTTATGCTTTGATGGGTAGAATTTATAAGAGGCGTAACATGCATGAGAAGGCAATGCTTCACTTTGGTCTTGCTTTGGATTTGAAACCATCAGCAACCGACGTGGCTACAATAAAGGTGATTGGTTTATTTCACAATCTCTTGCTTTCTAACATTGGGAATTAAATGTGAAAGCAAATTTATTTGCTAAGAAAAATGGATTATGAAATTTACCTTGTATACTCAACAAGCAATAGCATTGGTCAGAGCTTGAACTTCAGAGAGGAAACGCTTTTGTTTTTCCACAGATTGATTTTAACTGGACTCAATGCCTAATTCACCTGAACGGTGGAATCTAGCCTTTTTTCATGGTCTCAGTCAAAACCATAACTTGAATCTTCAACTGAATTTATGGACTTTAcctcctttgttttttcttcgtTAGGGTGGAGTTACATTCTGTTGACATCTTATGTCTTAATATTTGACAGGCTGCCATTGAGAAGCTGCATGTACCAGATGAATTAGAAGACAGCTTGTAGGTCCTTCAACATTGGAGACGCATAGGCAGAAGGGAACGCAACGCAAATTGTGCAGCTTAGAGCTGCTGGCCCCAAGGAGGATGGGCTGCTCGTGCTTTCGATGAATAACGAATACAAGAGCTTGATCCCGGGCGTTTATTTGGCATGTGGCGGCTCTTCAGGTGGCAGCTCTTGCAGAAGTGACCTCAGTTTTGAAGGTGATTAACATGCTGACAGAAGACTTGAGGTGACAGAGGCCCTAGAAACTGCCATACTTGTACCAATAGTTGTATAATCATATGTCAAGATGAAATGGTTGtattattcatttgttttttttttttttatagatcaattttattctcttgGCCCATCCATGTCATTTGAACTCTTCTTTTTGGTAATGTCCACAACTCTGATTTCAATGGGCATCATGACTTAATTTGGCGAAGACACGAGAAGCGAGGTCTcaaatacataaaaagaaaaaaaaaagggttgtgAAGGCCATGTCCATAATCCTTTCTCTCGTCACTCACTATTTCGAAACTGGATAAGCCTCTTCGTCTCAGCTCATCTCTTCTCATGCAACAAAACTGAAGTTACAAGGCTGATTCCTAccattttatgattttcatCCATAGACTAGATTAGAGCCGATCATTCTCCCTCACAcgaaatcaaagaaagaaatgcTATCCACACTGCAGCAGCCCCCTCGCTCCCTTTCTCGAATCCCTCTTCACCTTAAACCCCTCCGCTCTTTCTTCACCGTTGCGTCTGCTTCAGCTTCACAGGACCAATCCTCCCCGCCTTCGTCTCAAATCCTCACCCTCCGCCGCGCCCTCCTCTCTCGCCAAACCACTGCCACCCAACTAGCTGAGTCCTACATTTCCCGCCTCTCCCTCACCGAGCCCCACCTCCACTCCTTCCTCCACATCTCCGACACCCTTTTACGAGATGCCCAGCTAATCGACCGCAAGATTGAAAAGGGAGAGGATGTCGGCCCCCTTGCTGGGGTCCTTGTTGGGGTCAAGGACAATATCTGTACTGCTGACATGCCTTCAACAGGTGGCTCCCGCATCCTGGAGAACTACAAGGCTCCGTTCGATGCAACCGCGGTTAGGAGAGTGAAGGAGAAAGATGGGATTTTGATTGGAAAGACTAATATGGATGAGTTTGGCATGGGAAGTACCACTGAAGCTTCTTCTTTCCaggtcttcttctttcttcttattttttgacTCCTGGGaacaatcaatcaaacaaacacTTAACAGGCATTGGCAGTTTCTGCTGTTCATTTTCTAACAGGTGACTGCTAATCCATGGGACTTGTCTCGGGTGCCTGGTGGATCGTCAGGCGGATCGGCTGCAGCTGTTTCTGCTCGGCAATGTATGGTGTCACTTGGTAGTGATACTGGTGGAAGTGTAAGGCAACCAGCATCATTTTGTGGTGTTGTTGGATTGAAGCCAACATATGGGCGTGTCTCCAGATTTGGGCTCATGGCGTATGCATCATCACTTGATGTTATCGGATGCTTTGGTACTTCAGTTGCTGATACTGGTATCCTCCTTCACGTAATTTCTGGACATGATAGATTTGATGCCACTAGTAGTAACCGAGTAAGAATTCTTCTATTTTATCCACTAAGGTCAATCAATTCTCTTTGATTTCTTGCTTTGAGAAACTGTGATTATCTCATATATTTACTAGCTGGCAAAAATTCAGATTCTGATGCTTGCGTAAGAGGAAGTAACTGAAATTTTCATGCATTAAGGGAAACGTGGACTTTTCTGGTCATTGACGGGATTGTTAGAGTTAATGTAGTTACCTGTAGCTGAAAGTGTCACCATCGCTCGTATAAGCAAGCATGTTGATCAATGCAACATGCATTCTGTACTTGCTGCTAAAAGAACCAACATGAAATTGAGTTCTCCTGGATTGCAATGGCCATGGTGGTGTTGTGTTTCTGCTCAGAGCTTTTTCGTTGAATTTGAATATGCATATCTTTCAGTTTGGATCTACGATAAAATAGTTTGATTTTGTGGTCAGAATAGTCACACCCCACCAATATGCTGCAAGGTGATCTTTTTCATATCTTCCTTTATGGTCtgatttaatgtaaaataagCTCTTCTATTCTCCTGGAATCCTAATaactcatctaaaaaaaaaaaaggtaatgtTAGTAGCTATCCTGAAGCAattgaatttagaaaaacatcatatttCTGAAACCCATACAGTCCAGCTAGAGCAGCAACAAAAGTCTTCAACAATTGGGAGGGACTCCAACTCCAATTAAGCATTTTGGATTGATTTCCTATATTTTCTGGTGTATTATTCTATAGGGTTTCAAAGCcctgtttagttttattttctttcttgtattCTCTTTTTGAAGGATGTGTTATTCTTCTTGTATTCTTtgtttcaaaaaagaaaaagactgtTCCTTACCATAATAGTTTCACTTTTCAGGAGGTTCCTGATTTTTCGTCACAATTTAGTTCTATAAATCTTGTGGAATCGAAACCATTGAAGGGGTTGAAGGTTGGTCTTATCCGTGAAACTCTTGAAGATGGTGTGGACAATGGAGTAAAATCTGCAATTAGTGGTGCCGCTTCACATCTTGAAGAACTAGGATGTACTGTGACAGAGGTCTAACTTATAACCTTTACTCAGCAGACGTGTATTTTGGTTAACAGATTTGGCTGATACTTTTTGTTTCATATTTGGTGAATTGATTTACAGGTCTCATTGCCATCTTTCTCCCTTGGTTTACCAGCCTATTATATTCTTGCTTCATCAGAATCATCTTCCAACTTATCACGTTATGATGGTGTCAGGTGATTCTCTGACTATTAGTTCTCATTCAATAGTTTTGTTGCTTTCAACAGAACTATATATGTTGTATGGTTCTATGTAATTCAGCACTTCCAGTTTAGACAGAAGATGACATTGTAAACATTTGAAATAAGTGAGTGTTCACAGATTTTGCGTTGTGGAGTTTGTTTCATATGTTTGAGTCATATTCCATTTCTCTGCCTGTACAATGTAGTATAAAATATGACCACAGTTGGGCTATAAACAAGTTATCTTGGTTTATTTCAAACTTTTGCACTGAGGTGCTGTTTTATAGCTGCTTATAATATTAAGCACcccataaaaatttaaaaaaatagaagaaattgtttttgttggtgTCCAGTTTTTGCCTCTTCTTGCATATTTATATTGTCTAGATATATAGACAAGAAATCATTCCTCTACATTGGCATGTAGGTATGGGAACCAAGTTTTTGCTGAAGAGTTAAATGCTCTTTATAATGATTCCCGAGCAAAAGGATTTGGTCCTGAGGTATGTATCATCCTGCAGTCATTGTAAAGAAGTtgttctgttcttttttctttgtaaaataaaatggta is a genomic window of Populus alba chromosome 18, ASM523922v2, whole genome shotgun sequence containing:
- the LOC118051619 gene encoding glutamyl-tRNA(Gln) amidotransferase subunit A, chloroplastic/mitochondrial, giving the protein MLSTLQQPPRSLSRIPLHLKPLRSFFTVASASASQDQSSPPSSQILTLRRALLSRQTTATQLAESYISRLSLTEPHLHSFLHISDTLLRDAQLIDRKIEKGEDVGPLAGVLVGVKDNICTADMPSTGGSRILENYKAPFDATAVRRVKEKDGILIGKTNMDEFGMGSTTEASSFQVTANPWDLSRVPGGSSGGSAAAVSARQCMVSLGSDTGGSVRQPASFCGVVGLKPTYGRVSRFGLMAYASSLDVIGCFGTSVADTGILLHVISGHDRFDATSSNREVPDFSSQFSSINLVESKPLKGLKVGLIRETLEDGVDNGVKSAISGAASHLEELGCTVTEVSLPSFSLGLPAYYILASSESSSNLSRYDGVRYGNQVFAEELNALYNDSRAKGFGPEVQMRILMGTYALSAGYYDAYYKRAQQVRTLIRKSFKDALDDNDILISPVAPSAAYKIGEKKNDPLAMYAGDIMTVNVNLAGLPALVLPCGFVEGGPVGLPVGLQMIGAAFDEAKLLKVGHIFEQTLQGCRFVPPIVADDLAYSQQ
- the LOC118051618 gene encoding cell division cycle protein 27 homolog B; this translates as MEAILVDCVNHSLRHFMHRNAIFMCERLCAEFPSETNLQLLAGCYLQNNQAYSAYHILKGTQMAQSRYLFAISCFEMDLLNEAEAALCPTNEPGLEVPNGAPGHYLLGLIYRYTDRRKSAIHHFKQALSIDPLFWAAYEELCILGAAEEAAAVFDEAAALCIQKQHMNHASASQNLSISNEDRNLVSARNFGLEDGSPRQSKHPQGNNLRDIPGNYHGATTLGGSASQHSNGGLPNLSFYNTPSPMVTQLSSVAPPPLCRNMQPNGSNPSMPGFDNSARSTVNSIMQAPRRKFVDEGKLRKISGRLFSDSGPRRSTRLAAEAGSNQNTSSTLVAGNGTNNSPKYLGGSKLSSLAIRSVTVRKGQSWVNENYDEGIRNEAFDDSRANNTSSNCSPSLTGDSRSLETEVATMPVGGVIASPSCILSGALEILGLLRTLGEGYRLSCMYRCQDALDVYMKLPHKHYNTGWVLCQVGKAYVELVDYLEADRAFSLARRASPYSLEGLDVYSTVLYHLKEDMKLSYLAQELISTDRLAPQSWCAIGNCYSLQKDHETALKNFQRAVQLDSRFAYAHTLCGHEYVALEDFENGIKSYQSALRIDARHYNSWHGLGMVYLRQEKNEFSEHHFRMAFQINPCSSVIMSYLGTALHALKRNEEALEMMERAILADKKNPLPMYQKANILVSLESFDEALEVLEELKEYAPRESSVYALMGRIYKRRNMHEKAMLHFGLALDLKPSATDVATIKAAIEKLHVPDELEDSL